The following proteins are co-located in the Xiphophorus maculatus strain JP 163 A chromosome 24, X_maculatus-5.0-male, whole genome shotgun sequence genome:
- the dytn gene encoding dystrotelin, whose amino-acid sequence MIERIHRISMDPSRTEPMTEARLSIYRTAMKVRSLQRFCHMDAVFIQHIAAAFQLVGGANPAASQLVGGANPRRDAMLNRESVLAVLNRMFNCASQEETAAASEETGSLLFRLFDREGTGQVSARSLQTALVALSADSLLAKYRSLVRLSGDGSGSVTRSALSSLLQDLSKVPAAVQEQEVFGSVEAAVTSCFNQGGAPAVSQSHLLSWLKSEPQLLLWLPTLYRLSASQKVSHAVRCHTCKAFPIAGLRYRCRKCVNVQVCQDCFLDGRQTRKHKTHHPVVEFCTQPTWRESLSSLVHNARHALLPRRHTHREADRTSVLTWAEPAETQNRAPPTSDAATLPAASARSSSCDEEEARDAAVQASPPLSSSKSLQTDEAPPPQQGAALLTEVRNLQRDKWLLEQQLGAWRLTVQSDQGILEDRCSEMEITMATMRQHNERLQDMLNQALRKMEAQQHANNTDHTEGGTATLTSDPPTDDEEEEELMKDGDEWSLNEPQTPSPTIPHKSSLSHDEQEEGPPEDRQPIGRQESLKDRQPIGQQGDPEEAGLQTNVTCLSDAEDSGTCSPEVLLQQTVDRLKTEMDGMRDRNTGESVRAELAAAAEQVGDAVSRLVDAVRTN is encoded by the exons ATGATCGAAAGAATCCACCGGATCTCCATGGACCCGAGCCGCACAG AACCCATGACTGAGGCCCGTCTGTCCATCTACAGAACCGCCATGAAGGTCCGATCTCTGCAGAGGTTCTGCCACA TGGACGCTGTCTTCATTCAGCACATCGCAGCAGCCTTCCAgctggtgggcggggctaaccCAGCAGCCTCCCAgctggtgggcggggctaaccCCAGACGTGACGCCATGTTGAACAGGGAAAGCGTGTTGGCGGTTCTCAACAGGATGTTTAATTGCGCGTCCCAGGAAGAGACTGCGGCGGCCTCAGAGGAGACGGGCAGTCTGCTGTTCAGGCTGTTTGACCG AGAGGGGACCGGTCAGGTGTCGGCCCGGTCTCTGCAGACCGCTCTGGTCGCTCTGTCTGCAGACAGCTTGCTGGCCAAATACAGGA GTCTGGTTCGTCTGTCAGGAGACGGCTCCGGATCCGTCACCAGGTCTGCACTCAGCTCTCTGCTGCAGGACCTCAGCAAG GTTCCTGCGGCGGTCCAGGAGCAGGAAGTGTTTGGCAGCGtggaggcagcagtcacttcctgttttaaccAG GGCGGGGCTCCAGCAGTGAGCCAATCACATCTCCTCTCGTGGCTGAAGAGCGAGCCCCaactgttgctatggttaccGACTCTCTACAGACTGTCGGCCAGTCAGAAGGTGAGCCACGCCGTCCGCTGCCACACCTGTAAGGCCTTCCCCATCGCCGGGCTCAG GTATCGCTGCAGGAAGTGTGTGAACGTCCAGGTGTGTCAGGACTGCTTCCTGGACGGCCGGCAGACCAGGAAGCACAAAACACATCACCCAGTGGTCGAGTTCTGCACTCAG CCCACCTGGAGAGAGTCTCTGTCCTCCTTGGTGCATAATGCTCGTCATGCCCTGTTGCCACGGCGACACACTCACAGAGAAGCTGATAGGACGAGTGTCCTGACATGGGCGGAGCCAGCAGAGACCCAGAACAG AGCTCCGCCCACCTCTGATGCTGCGACGCTACCGGCTGCCTCGGCGCGCTCTTCCTCctgtgatgaagaggaggccCGGGACGCCGCGGTGCAGGCGTCTCCTCCTCTGTCCTCATCCAAGTCTCTGCAGACGGATGAGGCTCCGCCCCCCCAGCAG GGGGCGGCGCTGCTGACTGAAGTCAGGAACCTGCAGCGAGATAAGTG GTTGCTGGAGCAGCAGCTGGGGGCGTGGCGCCTCACCGTCCAATCAGACCAGGGCATCCTGGAGGACCGCTGCTCTGAGATGGAGATCACCATGGCAACGATGAGGCAGCACAACGAAAGGCTGCAAGACATGCTCAACCAG GCTCTGAGAAAGATGGAGGCTCAACAACACGCCAACAACACGGATCACACTGAGGGAGGAACCGCCacgctgacctctgaccctccaACCGacgacgaggaagaggaggagctgatgAAGGATGGGGACGAATGGAGCCTCAATGAGCCTCAAACGCCATCTCCCACAATTCCACACAAATCCAGTCTGTCACATGATGAACAGGAGGAGGGACCGCCAGAGGACCGTCAGCCAATAGGACGACAGGAATCACTAAAAGACCGTCAGCCAATAGGACAACAGGGAGACCCTGAGGAGGCGGGCCTACAAACAAATGTCACCTGTCTGTCAGATGCAGAGGATTCTGGGACTTGTAGTCCTGAAGTCTTGCTGCAGCAGACTGTGGACAGACTGAAGACGGAGATGGACGGGATGAGAGACAGAAACACAG GTGAGAGCGTGAGGGCGGAGCTAGCGGCGGCAGCGGAGCAGGTGGGGGACGCGGTGTCCCGCCTGGTGGACGCTGTGAGGACAAACTGA